The Vitis vinifera cultivar Pinot Noir 40024 chromosome 18, ASM3070453v1 region GATGGGGTGAGAGATGAGACGGGCGCGAGTGCGAGCCCCTGGGCCAAGTGGACCCGGTCATGGACGGCGGAGGAGAATCGCCACGGGGATCTGTTGAGAACCTATCTCTATCTTTCTGGTCGGGTTGATATGCGTATGATTGAGAGGACGGTGCAGTACCTGATCAGCGCCGGAATGGTGAGTGatctagaatttttttattagccaGCCCTAAAACATTTATTTCATTGCCGGTTTTTGGCAGCGTGAAAAGCAACATTTCGTATCAGAAAATGTTTCCAACTGTGACAGTGAACACGTTTTCAAgtcaatttctatttatttttttcaattttcgaaAATTCAAAGATGGATTTGATtccattttataaaattaaaagcattttaGGAGCAATTGTGGAAGCACTGCAGTAATTTAGTAATTAACGATGATATAAGCAGATTCATATACATTTGTGGTGGATGAAAATTGGCAGGATCCGGGAACAGAAAACAACCCATACTTGGGATTCGTCTACACGTCCTTCCAAGAGCGAGCCACTTTCGTATCTCACGGCAACACCGCACGCCTGGCCAAGGACGGCGGCGATCCAGTCCTCGCCCGGATCTGCGGCAGCATCGCCGCCGACGAGAGGCGCCACGAGAACGCCTACTCCAGAATCGTCGAGAAGCTCCTAGAAGTGGATCCCACTGGCGCCATGCTCGCCATCGCCGACATGATGCGCAAGAAGATCACCATGCCCGCCCACCTAATGTACGACGGCTGTGACCCCCGCCTCTTCGAACATTTCTCCGCCGTGGCTCAGCGCCTCGGGGTCTACACGGCCGACGACTACGCTGATATACTGGAGTTCCTGATCGGACGGTGGAAGCTGGAGAAGCTGGAGGGCTTGACGGGGGAGGGAAGGCGTGCGCAGGACTTCGTGTGTGGGTTAGCGCCCAGGATCAGAAAGCTGCAGGAGCGAGCCGATGAGCGAGCCAGGAAGATGGGTCCGCAAGGCGCCAGGTTCAGCTGGATCTTCAATAAAGAGGTGGCTTTGTAGATGAGTGAGGTGCAGGCAGCAGAGAGAGGATGGTGGAGCCGTGGAGGTGGGGTGAGGAGAGAGGCTTGAGTTGTTCTCTTTCTGGTTTTCTTGTGTTTTGGACACTTTTGGACTTTTCTTATTCAACCCCTGCATATAGTAATGAAGTATAACCCCAAATAAaagttttgtattaaatttGTTCCAAATTTTCATGGCACTCTCGCTCTTGTCTTGTtatcaaaatttctttttgtttagaGTACATTGAGTAGAAGATAATCAATAATCAGCGGCACGATCACATATGGGGTATGGTGTTATAATAGCTAGTTAGTGGGTTAGACAGAAactaaaaagttataaaaatccACCTTCTTACGATATAGAAGCATTGACCAATTGACCTCGATGTAGATCccaaatttcttgaat contains the following coding sequences:
- the LOC100255873 gene encoding stearoyl-[acyl-carrier-protein] 9-desaturase 6, chloroplastic, encoding MEALIAVPKQRFPCTPRGRNLTRPLRPPRPSLTFRQQTFSAVAAPARQQVTHSMPPEKVEVFKSLEGWASEWVLPLLKPVEQLWQPQDFLPDPAQPFDAFSEQVRELRDRTAELPDEYFVVLVGDMITEDALPTYQTMINTLDGVRDETGASASPWAKWTRSWTAEENRHGDLLRTYLYLSGRVDMRMIERTVQYLISAGMDPGTENNPYLGFVYTSFQERATFVSHGNTARLAKDGGDPVLARICGSIAADERRHENAYSRIVEKLLEVDPTGAMLAIADMMRKKITMPAHLMYDGCDPRLFEHFSAVAQRLGVYTADDYADILEFLIGRWKLEKLEGLTGEGRRAQDFVCGLAPRIRKLQERADERARKMGPQGARFSWIFNKEVAL